In one window of Primulina tabacum isolate GXHZ01 chromosome 8, ASM2559414v2, whole genome shotgun sequence DNA:
- the LOC142554056 gene encoding peptide methionine sulfoxide reductase B5-like → MGHLHRTKKFDLSHQMGSQILRISPFASSRTLVVKPTSSISRFIPRSSNPITSFDRVHCTHFLFTKPLGYSVVSSGGFCGLSVNPSRRRFRGGVVAMAASGSVQKSEEEWRAVLSPEQFRILRQKGTEYPGTGIYDKFHEEGVYQCAGCGAPLYKSKTKFNSGCGWPAFFEGLPGAINRHPDPDGRRVEITCAACGGHLGHVFKGEGFRTPTDERHCVNSVSLKFIPGNSD, encoded by the exons ATGGGCCATCTGCACCGCACAAAAAAATTCGATCTTTCCCACCAAATGGGCTCCCAGATCCTTAGAATATCGCCATTTGCATCTTCTAGAACGCTCGTTGTCAAACCCACCTCCTCCATCTCAAGATTTATACCAAGATCATCAAACCCAATCACCAGTTTCGACAGAGTCCACTGCACCCATTTTCTATTCACGAAGCCCCTTGGATATAGCGTCGTTTCATCCGGTGGATTTTGTGGCTTGAGTGTGAATCCCAGCAGGAGAAGGTTCCGAGGCGGAGTTGTGGCTATGGCGGCTTCTGGGTCTGTGCAGAAATCCGAGGAGGAGTGGCGTGCAGTTCTTTCGCCTGAGCAGTTTCGGATTCTTAGACAGAAAGGCACCGA GTATCCAGGTACTGGGATTTACGACAAGTTCCATGAAGAGGGTGTATACCAGTGTGCAGGATGTGGAGCACCCCTGTACAAGTCTAAAACCAAATTTAACTCCGGTTGTGGTTGGCCAGCATTCTTCGAGGGTCTCCCTGGAGCCATAAATCGACAC CCTGATCCTGACGGAAGGAGGGTAGAAATCACATGCGCAGCTTGTGGGGGACACCTCGGGCATGTTTTCAAAGGTGAAGGGTTTCGTACTCCCACTGATGAACGCCATTGCGTCAATAGTGTGTCCCTAAAGTTCATTCCAGGAAATTCCGATTAG
- the LOC142554057 gene encoding K(+) efflux antiporter 3, chloroplastic-like isoform X2: MLDAVACCYNPKGSDIIFHASSIKRISCVPLQCSQNLDVSCSCCHLAHKPLFSIHHRINHTFLYRKHNVFKITPLSLFSVGCGEGFCFPIHRHIRKVKFRIHSSIDVANAVDVINDLGLDTLTFLAVTVLIVPAFKKIKASPILGFFFAGIVLNQLGLIRNLIDVQILSEWGILFLLFEMGLELSLDRLRALAKFAFGLGLTQVLLSTLAFTAFELPPNGAVGTRILEFLFHSRPDLVNIRSVDEAVVIGAALSLSSSAFVLQLLAEKGELPTKFGSATLGILLLQDIAVVPLLVILPVLESQNFTQESIWPMLAEESLKALGGLGLLSLGGKFLLRRVFEVVADTRSSEAFVALCLLTVSGTSLITQKLGFSDTLGAFLAGTLLAETNFRTQIEADIRPFRGLLLGLFFLTTGTSIDTQLLIREWPNVFSLLAGLITIKTLIITAIGPRVGLTLQESVRIGLLLSQGGEFGFVVFSLANRLGVLPLELNKLLIIVVVLSMALTPLLNEVGRKAADFIGEKFENERKTDESVNFDASDPIVIVGFGQKAQVLANFLSTPLASGIDGDAGWPYIAFDLDPSVVKASRKLGFPVLYGDGSRPAVLQSAGIGSPKAVMVMYTGKKKTTEAVQRIRLAFPGVPIYAWARDMMHLLDLKKAGATDAIFENAESSLQLGSKLLKGLGVMSDDVSFLSQLVRDSMESQAQDALDRTDDPKLNIMKPLQVRVVDSIGAPPYSSEDVTLDSPTSTNQSYDSELDLNDKEANGVLYCEIDAENNTQSHTDGDYMKNPVGVTSEDT; encoded by the exons ATGTTGGATGCAGTGGCGTGTTGCTACAACCCCAAA GGAAGTGACATCATTTTCCATGCCAGTTCCATTAAAAGGATATCTTGTGTCCCGCTTCAATGCTCACAAAATCTCGACGTCTCCTGTTCTTGTTGCCACTTAGCGCATAAGCCATTATTTTCAATACATCACAGGATAAATCATACGTTCCTATACAGAAAACACAATGTTTTCAAGATTACTCCTTTATCATTATTTTCTGTTGGATGCGGAGAAGGATTTTGCTTTCCCATACACAGACACATCAGAAAGGTCAAATTCCGGATACATTCATCAATTGATGTTGCCAATGCTGTTGATGTCATCAATGATTTGGGCCTGGACACTCTGACATTCCTAGCAGTGACTGTATTAATTGTTCCTGCTTTCAAAAAAATCAAAGCTAGTCCT ATACTGGGTTTCTTCTTCGCAGGGATTGTGCTCAATCAACTCGGACTCATAAGAAATCTCATCGATGTTCAAATTCTATCTGAATGGGGGATTCTCTTCTTG TTATTTGAGATGGGTTTGGAGCTCTCACTTGATCGCTTGAGagctcttgcaaaatttgcatttgGCCTGGGGCTAACTCAG GTTTTACTATCAACTCTCGCTTTCACGGCGTTTGAGCTTCCCCCGAACGGTGCTGTCGGAACAAGAATTTTGGAGTTTTTGTTTCACTCAAGACCTGACTTg GTCAATATCCGAAGTGTCGATGAAGCTGTTGTAATTGGTGCTGCGCTTTCATTGTCATCTTCAGCCTTTGTTCTTCAG CTTCTCGCAGAGAAGGGAGAACTTCCCACTAAATTTGGCTCGGCAACACTGGGCATACTTTTATTGCAG GACATTGCTGTTGTCCCGCTTCTTGTTATACTGCCGGTGTTGGAAAGCCAG AATTTCACGCAAGAAAGTATTTGGCCAATGCTAGCTGAAGAAAGTTTAAAAGCTTTAGGTGGACTAGGTTTGCTTTCTCTAGGAGGAAAGTTTCTTCTGAGGCGGGTTTTTGAG GTTGTTGCGGATACAAGAAGTTCAGAAGCTTTTGTTGCCCTCTGCTTGCTGACTGTTTCTGGGACATCACTTATAACACAGAAGTTGGGCTTCAGTGACACG CTAGGAGCTTTTCTAGCTGGGACCCTTCTAGCGGAAACAAACTTCCGCACGCAGATTGAAGCTGACATTAGGCCATTTAGAGGATTACTTCTTGGGTTATTTTTTTTGACGACTGGGACTTCTATTGATACACAg CTTCTTATCCGAGAATGGCCAAATGTATTTTCACTCTTGGCGGGGTTGATAACTATCAAGACATTGATTATAACAGCAATAGGTCCACGAGTTGGACTAACTCTCCAAGAGAGTGTAAGGATAGGGTTGCTTCTTTCCCAGGGAGGTGAATTTGGATTTGTTGTTTTCTCTTTAGCAAACAG GCTTGGCGTGCTGCCACTAGAGCTGAATAAACTTCTCATAATTGTTGTTGTTCTGTCTATGGCACTGACCCCCCTACTCAATGAAGTAGGAAGAAAGGCAGCTGATTTTATTGGTGAAAAGTTTGAAAATGAGAGG AAAACCGATGAGTCAGTAAATTTTGATGCCAGCGACCCTATTGTTATAgttggatttggacaaaaagCTCAG GTTCTTGCCAATTTCTTGTCCACTCCATTGGCTTCTGGCATAGATGGTGATGCAGGATGGCCGTATATTGCTTTTGATCTTGACCCCTCTGTTGTGAAG GCATCTAGAAAACTTGGTTTCCCAGTCCTTTATGGTGATGGCTCCCGCCCAGCAGTTTTGCAGTCTGCTGGTATCGGTTCCCCCAAAGCAGTGATGGTCATGTATACAGGGAAGAAGAAAACAACCGAGGCTGTTCAGAGGATTCGTCTTGCCTTCCCTGGG gTTCCTATATATGCTTGGGCTCGGGACATGATGCACCTCTTAGATTTGAAGAAAGCCGGTGCAACTGATGCGATTTTTGAAAATGCAGAG TCAAGTTTACAGCTGGGCTCTAAACTTTTGAAGGGACTCGGTGTTATGTCTGATGATGTTAGCTTTCTGAGCCAGCTTGTACGAGATTCGATGGAGTCACAAGCTCAAGACGCTTTAGATAGGACTGATGATCCCAAGTTGAATATCATGAAGCCATTGCAG GTGAGAGTGGTGGACTCAATCGGTGCACCTCCCTATTCTAGTGAAG ACGTAACATTGGACTCACCCACGAGTACAAATCAGTCTTATGATAGCGAGCTTGACTTGAATGACAAAGAAGCTAATGGCGTCCTGTACTGTGAAATTGATGCTGAAAACAATACACAATCTCACACCGACGGAGATTACATGAAGAATCCAGTAGGTGTTACCAGTGAGGATACCTAG
- the LOC142554057 gene encoding K(+) efflux antiporter 3, chloroplastic-like isoform X1, which yields MLDAVACCYNPKGSDIIFHASSIKRISCVPLQCSQNLDVSCSCCHLAHKPLFSIHHRINHTFLYRKHNVFKITPLSLFSVGCGEGFCFPIHRHIRKVKFRIHSSIDVANAVDVINDLGLDTLTFLAVTVLIVPAFKKIKASPILGFFFAGIVLNQLGLIRNLIDVQILSEWGILFLLFEMGLELSLDRLRALAKFAFGLGLTQVLLSTLAFTAFELPPNGAVGTRILEFLFHSRPDLVNIRSVDEAVVIGAALSLSSSAFVLQLLAEKGELPTKFGSATLGILLLQDIAVVPLLVILPVLESQNFTQESIWPMLAEESLKALGGLGLLSLGGKFLLRRVFEVVADTRSSEAFVALCLLTVSGTSLITQKLGFSDTLGAFLAGTLLAETNFRTQIEADIRPFRGLLLGLFFLTTGTSIDTQLLIREWPNVFSLLAGLITIKTLIITAIGPRVGLTLQESVRIGLLLSQGGEFGFVVFSLANRLGVLPLELNKLLIIVVVLSMALTPLLNEVGRKAADFIGEKFENERKTDESVNFDASDPIVIVGFGQKAQVLANFLSTPLASGIDGDAGWPYIAFDLDPSVVKASRKLGFPVLYGDGSRPAVLQSAGIGSPKAVMVMYTGKKKTTEAVQRIRLAFPGVPIYAWARDMMHLLDLKKAGATDAIFENAESSLQLGSKLLKGLGVMSDDVSFLSQLVRDSMESQAQDALDRTDDPKLNIMKPLQVRVVDSIGAPPYSSEGELRMVKRANEDVTLDSPTSTNQSYDSELDLNDKEANGVLYCEIDAENNTQSHTDGDYMKNPVGVTSEDT from the exons ATGTTGGATGCAGTGGCGTGTTGCTACAACCCCAAA GGAAGTGACATCATTTTCCATGCCAGTTCCATTAAAAGGATATCTTGTGTCCCGCTTCAATGCTCACAAAATCTCGACGTCTCCTGTTCTTGTTGCCACTTAGCGCATAAGCCATTATTTTCAATACATCACAGGATAAATCATACGTTCCTATACAGAAAACACAATGTTTTCAAGATTACTCCTTTATCATTATTTTCTGTTGGATGCGGAGAAGGATTTTGCTTTCCCATACACAGACACATCAGAAAGGTCAAATTCCGGATACATTCATCAATTGATGTTGCCAATGCTGTTGATGTCATCAATGATTTGGGCCTGGACACTCTGACATTCCTAGCAGTGACTGTATTAATTGTTCCTGCTTTCAAAAAAATCAAAGCTAGTCCT ATACTGGGTTTCTTCTTCGCAGGGATTGTGCTCAATCAACTCGGACTCATAAGAAATCTCATCGATGTTCAAATTCTATCTGAATGGGGGATTCTCTTCTTG TTATTTGAGATGGGTTTGGAGCTCTCACTTGATCGCTTGAGagctcttgcaaaatttgcatttgGCCTGGGGCTAACTCAG GTTTTACTATCAACTCTCGCTTTCACGGCGTTTGAGCTTCCCCCGAACGGTGCTGTCGGAACAAGAATTTTGGAGTTTTTGTTTCACTCAAGACCTGACTTg GTCAATATCCGAAGTGTCGATGAAGCTGTTGTAATTGGTGCTGCGCTTTCATTGTCATCTTCAGCCTTTGTTCTTCAG CTTCTCGCAGAGAAGGGAGAACTTCCCACTAAATTTGGCTCGGCAACACTGGGCATACTTTTATTGCAG GACATTGCTGTTGTCCCGCTTCTTGTTATACTGCCGGTGTTGGAAAGCCAG AATTTCACGCAAGAAAGTATTTGGCCAATGCTAGCTGAAGAAAGTTTAAAAGCTTTAGGTGGACTAGGTTTGCTTTCTCTAGGAGGAAAGTTTCTTCTGAGGCGGGTTTTTGAG GTTGTTGCGGATACAAGAAGTTCAGAAGCTTTTGTTGCCCTCTGCTTGCTGACTGTTTCTGGGACATCACTTATAACACAGAAGTTGGGCTTCAGTGACACG CTAGGAGCTTTTCTAGCTGGGACCCTTCTAGCGGAAACAAACTTCCGCACGCAGATTGAAGCTGACATTAGGCCATTTAGAGGATTACTTCTTGGGTTATTTTTTTTGACGACTGGGACTTCTATTGATACACAg CTTCTTATCCGAGAATGGCCAAATGTATTTTCACTCTTGGCGGGGTTGATAACTATCAAGACATTGATTATAACAGCAATAGGTCCACGAGTTGGACTAACTCTCCAAGAGAGTGTAAGGATAGGGTTGCTTCTTTCCCAGGGAGGTGAATTTGGATTTGTTGTTTTCTCTTTAGCAAACAG GCTTGGCGTGCTGCCACTAGAGCTGAATAAACTTCTCATAATTGTTGTTGTTCTGTCTATGGCACTGACCCCCCTACTCAATGAAGTAGGAAGAAAGGCAGCTGATTTTATTGGTGAAAAGTTTGAAAATGAGAGG AAAACCGATGAGTCAGTAAATTTTGATGCCAGCGACCCTATTGTTATAgttggatttggacaaaaagCTCAG GTTCTTGCCAATTTCTTGTCCACTCCATTGGCTTCTGGCATAGATGGTGATGCAGGATGGCCGTATATTGCTTTTGATCTTGACCCCTCTGTTGTGAAG GCATCTAGAAAACTTGGTTTCCCAGTCCTTTATGGTGATGGCTCCCGCCCAGCAGTTTTGCAGTCTGCTGGTATCGGTTCCCCCAAAGCAGTGATGGTCATGTATACAGGGAAGAAGAAAACAACCGAGGCTGTTCAGAGGATTCGTCTTGCCTTCCCTGGG gTTCCTATATATGCTTGGGCTCGGGACATGATGCACCTCTTAGATTTGAAGAAAGCCGGTGCAACTGATGCGATTTTTGAAAATGCAGAG TCAAGTTTACAGCTGGGCTCTAAACTTTTGAAGGGACTCGGTGTTATGTCTGATGATGTTAGCTTTCTGAGCCAGCTTGTACGAGATTCGATGGAGTCACAAGCTCAAGACGCTTTAGATAGGACTGATGATCCCAAGTTGAATATCATGAAGCCATTGCAG GTGAGAGTGGTGGACTCAATCGGTGCACCTCCCTATTCTAGTGAAGGTGAACTACGGATGGTTAAACGAGCAAATGAAGACGTAACATTGGACTCACCCACGAGTACAAATCAGTCTTATGATAGCGAGCTTGACTTGAATGACAAAGAAGCTAATGGCGTCCTGTACTGTGAAATTGATGCTGAAAACAATACACAATCTCACACCGACGGAGATTACATGAAGAATCCAGTAGGTGTTACCAGTGAGGATACCTAG